Proteins co-encoded in one Bacillus paramycoides genomic window:
- the cysK gene encoding cysteine synthase A codes for MKLCENVTELIGDTPVVRLSKFIPEDAADVYVKLEMFNPSRSVKDRAAYNLLHVAEENGLIKPGDTIIEPTSGNTGIGLAMNAAAKGYKAILIMPDNMSKERINLLKAYGAEVVLTPAEQRMPGAIAKALELQKQIPNSFIPQQFENPANPNIHRYTTALEIYEQMDGELDAFVATAGTGGTITGTGETLKEKLPNLYIAVVEPKGSPVLSGGVPGPHKLVGTSPGFIPKNLNTEVYNEIIQIADEEALTTMRNLARQEGLLVGPSSGASVYAATMIAKQLGAGKKVLCIAPDTGERYLSMGLFE; via the coding sequence ATGAAATTATGTGAAAATGTTACAGAATTAATAGGAGATACACCTGTCGTCCGATTATCTAAATTTATTCCAGAAGACGCAGCAGATGTGTATGTAAAACTAGAAATGTTTAATCCATCACGCAGTGTGAAAGACCGTGCTGCCTATAATTTATTGCACGTTGCGGAAGAGAATGGTCTTATTAAACCAGGAGATACAATTATTGAGCCAACAAGTGGAAATACAGGAATAGGCTTAGCAATGAATGCAGCTGCGAAAGGATATAAAGCGATTTTAATTATGCCGGACAATATGTCAAAAGAGCGTATAAATTTATTAAAAGCATACGGCGCAGAAGTAGTTTTAACACCAGCAGAACAAAGAATGCCAGGAGCAATTGCGAAGGCGTTAGAATTGCAAAAGCAAATTCCGAATAGTTTTATTCCGCAGCAATTTGAAAATCCAGCAAACCCGAATATTCATCGTTATACAACTGCACTTGAAATTTATGAACAAATGGATGGCGAGCTTGATGCATTCGTAGCAACGGCTGGAACTGGTGGAACTATTACAGGGACTGGGGAAACGTTAAAAGAGAAACTACCAAACTTATATATTGCAGTAGTAGAACCGAAAGGATCTCCCGTTTTATCAGGAGGTGTTCCAGGTCCTCATAAATTAGTAGGAACAAGTCCAGGGTTTATCCCGAAAAACTTAAATACAGAAGTGTATAACGAAATTATTCAAATTGCAGACGAAGAGGCTTTAACGACAATGAGAAACTTAGCTAGACAAGAGGGATTGTTAGTTGGGCCATCTTCAGGAGCTTCTGTTTACGCAGCGACTATGATCGCGAAACAATTAGGCGCTGGTAAAAAAGTTTTATGTATTGCACCTGATACAGGTGAGCGGTATTTGAGCATGGGATTATTTGAATGA
- a CDS encoding GNAT family N-acetyltransferase has translation MKLLKPKNEYSEQIMEYREAFLHADEQPHGSSSLQNFDSLNEWFEKVSIQEVGENLQGNRVPSSQFLTFEKGELIGFVNIRHRLNSELSRESGHIGYSVHPNKRRQGYATKQLKLALGEAQKLGLKKVLITCDKSNVGSAKTIQKVGGVLEDEVVSSHTSEIVQRYWVEI, from the coding sequence ATGAAACTATTAAAACCGAAAAATGAATATAGCGAACAAATTATGGAGTATCGAGAGGCATTTTTACATGCGGATGAACAACCACATGGCAGTAGTTCTTTACAAAATTTTGATTCTCTCAATGAGTGGTTTGAAAAAGTAAGTATACAAGAAGTGGGAGAAAACTTACAAGGTAATCGAGTACCCTCTAGCCAATTTTTAACTTTTGAAAAAGGGGAGCTGATAGGTTTTGTGAATATTAGGCATCGACTAAACTCAGAATTATCACGGGAAAGTGGTCATATTGGGTATAGTGTCCATCCAAATAAACGTCGCCAAGGTTATGCGACAAAACAATTGAAACTTGCATTGGGTGAAGCGCAAAAATTAGGATTGAAGAAAGTGTTAATAACTTGCGATAAATCGAATGTCGGCTCTGCTAAAACGATTCAAAAGGTTGGCGGTGTGTTAGAAGATGAAGTGGTTTCTTCTCATACAAGTGAAATTGTTCAGCGTTATTGGGTAGAAATATGA
- a CDS encoding DUF4037 domain-containing protein produces the protein MGLKEKAIEISEIYRRNPKIEAIILAGSVARKLEDEHSDIELHILWSMPPKDEDRKGPINYIGGTILSYHPYEEEEWSETYLTKEGIKLEISNFLTETVEKVIEDVVDRYDISYEKQCIVSSVHDGVSLYGEEKVHELKDRVVAYPEDLAKRMISENLWLSNRWHNREALLKRKDWLMLYDVICEAQRNIFGVLFGLNKMYVHHPAFKWMPYNVERMIIKPENLYERMANTLIGKPEYSVQELEVLIEELFHLVEHHDPELHIVEQQKRMQYAK, from the coding sequence GTGGGATTAAAAGAGAAAGCAATAGAAATATCGGAGATTTATAGGAGAAATCCGAAGATCGAAGCTATTATTTTAGCGGGTTCAGTAGCTAGAAAGCTAGAAGATGAACATTCAGATATAGAACTACATATTTTATGGTCAATGCCACCAAAGGATGAGGATCGTAAAGGGCCTATTAACTATATTGGTGGAACAATTTTGTCATACCATCCTTACGAGGAAGAAGAATGGTCGGAAACATATTTGACGAAAGAAGGAATTAAATTAGAGATTAGTAACTTTTTAACAGAAACAGTAGAGAAAGTTATTGAGGATGTGGTGGATCGATATGATATAAGTTATGAAAAACAATGTATCGTATCATCCGTTCATGATGGTGTTAGTTTGTATGGAGAAGAGAAAGTACATGAATTAAAAGATAGAGTGGTAGCATATCCAGAAGACCTAGCGAAACGGATGATTTCAGAAAATCTTTGGTTAAGTAATCGCTGGCATAATCGAGAGGCGCTTTTAAAACGAAAAGATTGGCTTATGTTATATGATGTTATTTGTGAAGCACAAAGGAATATATTTGGGGTCTTATTTGGTTTGAATAAAATGTATGTACATCACCCAGCGTTTAAATGGATGCCATATAATGTGGAACGAATGATTATTAAGCCTGAAAACTTATATGAGCGTATGGCGAATACGTTAATAGGGAAACCGGAGTATAGTGTACAGGAATTAGAAGTGTTAATTGAAGAACTATTCCATTTAGTAGAACACCATGATCCAGAATTACATATTGTTGAACAGCAAAAACGTATGCAATATGCAAAGTAA
- a CDS encoding putative polysaccharide biosynthesis protein yields the protein MSTSKVLKGTALLSGATMISRILGFIYFFPFQLLVGTQGVALYGYAYSWYGILLSFSTAGIPIAVSKFVAKHNALGDYSTSKKLYNSSVKLMLFMGFLGFLVLFIGAPYISQFIIRSKTPDPQFIADVTLTMRALSFALIIVPAMSVTRGYFQGFQHMKPSAVSQVVEQIARVVFILVGSFIVSKLLGGSVASSVAVATFGAVIGALASVSILMMYWKKYNRLKPPEGELKSRASNIPLKNIYIELLRYAIPIVFVGIAIPLYTLVDQYTVADVLRAMGEPLETANAVFAYITNYAQKLIMIPASLATGFSLTIIPAVTKSYTSGKLAELQEQIAKIFQVLLFFTIPAAFGLASIAYDAFRMVYVNPEIALGGSQYLISFAPSAILSAIFTVSAAILQGIDYQRKTMIAFSVGILVKVLVNTPLLHLFGGHGAVLGTILGYLVSNVIMLYCIVKFAKFKIGETAKTVFLITIYSAAMSAVVIALKAILKWLIPGQSYMESLLIVVICGAVGGIVYLLFVLTSGLASHILGDEIQRLPVLGKLIK from the coding sequence TTGTCTACTTCAAAAGTTTTAAAAGGAACTGCTTTATTAAGTGGTGCGACAATGATTTCACGTATATTAGGTTTTATATACTTTTTCCCTTTTCAACTATTAGTCGGAACACAAGGGGTCGCTTTATATGGATATGCATACTCTTGGTACGGTATTTTATTAAGCTTTTCAACTGCCGGTATTCCTATTGCTGTTTCCAAATTTGTTGCAAAGCATAATGCGCTTGGTGATTATAGTACAAGCAAAAAATTATACAACTCTAGCGTAAAATTAATGCTGTTTATGGGCTTTTTAGGGTTTTTAGTTTTATTTATTGGAGCACCATACATATCACAATTTATTATTCGCTCGAAAACGCCAGATCCACAATTTATCGCTGACGTAACACTTACGATGCGAGCATTAAGTTTTGCACTTATTATCGTACCAGCAATGAGCGTTACACGTGGTTATTTCCAAGGATTTCAACATATGAAACCAAGTGCTGTTTCTCAAGTCGTAGAACAAATTGCACGCGTTGTTTTCATTTTAGTTGGTAGTTTCATCGTCTCAAAACTATTAGGGGGTTCCGTAGCTTCTTCTGTTGCAGTTGCTACGTTTGGTGCTGTTATTGGGGCACTTGCCAGCGTCTCTATTTTAATGATGTACTGGAAAAAGTATAACCGATTAAAACCTCCCGAAGGTGAATTAAAATCAAGGGCATCTAATATCCCATTAAAAAATATTTATATAGAATTACTTCGATATGCTATCCCAATTGTATTTGTCGGTATCGCAATTCCACTCTACACGTTAGTAGATCAATATACTGTAGCTGATGTCCTTAGAGCAATGGGAGAGCCTTTAGAAACAGCGAATGCAGTGTTCGCTTATATAACGAACTATGCCCAAAAGTTAATTATGATTCCAGCTTCACTTGCTACTGGATTCTCATTAACGATCATTCCGGCTGTAACGAAATCCTATACAAGCGGGAAACTAGCAGAATTACAAGAACAAATTGCAAAGATATTTCAAGTCTTGTTATTCTTCACTATCCCAGCTGCATTTGGCCTTGCTAGCATCGCTTACGATGCATTCCGTATGGTTTATGTAAATCCCGAAATTGCACTTGGTGGATCACAATATTTAATTTCATTTGCACCTTCTGCTATATTAAGTGCGATTTTCACAGTTTCAGCTGCCATATTACAAGGAATCGATTATCAAAGAAAAACGATGATCGCTTTCTCAGTCGGTATTCTCGTTAAAGTTTTAGTAAATACACCGCTCTTACATTTATTTGGTGGACACGGTGCTGTACTTGGAACCATTCTTGGATACCTCGTTTCCAATGTTATTATGTTGTACTGCATCGTTAAGTTTGCGAAATTTAAAATTGGTGAAACAGCAAAAACAGTATTTCTTATTACGATTTACTCCGCAGCGATGTCTGCTGTTGTAATAGCATTAAAAGCAATATTAAAATGGTTAATTCCTGGACAATCTTATATGGAATCACTTCTCATTGTTGTTATATGCGGCGCTGTAGGAGGGATTGTTTACCTTTTATTCGTCTTAACGAGCGGACTTGCTTCACATATTCTCGGTGATGAGATTCAACGATTACCAGTACTAGGTAAATTAATTAAATAA
- a CDS encoding sodium-dependent transporter, which yields MNSQQWTSKLGFVLAAAGSAIGLGAIWKFPYMAGIGGGGAFFLIFIGFTLLIGLPLLLAEFVIGRSTQKEAVDAYREIAPKTLWPWLGKLGIVTCFILLSFYSVVGGWILLYLWNAITGRLWEGNGAYEATFGEIISNPYLAVGSQLLFILITIFIVSKGVQNGVEKVNKYFMPALFVLFFVLIVRALTLDGAGEGVRFFLQPDFSHVTSEIILYAMGQSFFSLSVGVAVMVTYSSYLPKEESLPRSAFSIVALTLVITLLAGLAIFPVVFAFGMEPSQGPGLLFIVLPAIFSKMAFGKLFFIVFLLLFFFATITSAISMLEISVASLTAKGKGKREKMALIVGLLIFVVGVPSALSFGILSDLKIFGKTVFDLADYAVSNVLMPLGVLLVSIFVPLKMKKDVLMKELGVSKNKGYKLFVVWLFLLRFIAPIAIIIVFLNVLGII from the coding sequence ATGAATTCACAGCAATGGACATCGAAATTAGGTTTCGTATTAGCTGCAGCAGGTTCAGCGATTGGTCTAGGGGCAATTTGGAAGTTCCCATACATGGCCGGAATTGGAGGGGGCGGCGCGTTCTTCCTTATTTTTATCGGTTTCACATTATTAATTGGTTTACCGCTATTATTAGCTGAATTCGTTATCGGAAGAAGTACACAAAAAGAGGCCGTTGATGCATATAGAGAAATCGCACCAAAAACATTATGGCCATGGTTAGGGAAATTAGGGATTGTAACATGTTTCATATTACTTTCTTTCTACAGTGTTGTAGGAGGCTGGATTTTATTATATTTATGGAATGCAATTACAGGTAGACTATGGGAAGGAAATGGGGCATACGAAGCTACGTTTGGTGAAATCATTTCCAATCCGTATTTAGCAGTTGGATCACAGCTATTATTCATCCTTATTACTATTTTCATCGTAAGTAAAGGTGTACAAAATGGTGTTGAAAAAGTAAATAAATATTTCATGCCAGCATTATTCGTTTTATTCTTTGTTTTAATCGTTCGTGCACTTACGTTAGATGGTGCTGGAGAAGGAGTTCGTTTCTTCTTACAACCTGATTTCTCACATGTAACATCAGAAATCATATTATATGCAATGGGGCAATCGTTCTTCTCGCTATCTGTCGGTGTAGCCGTTATGGTAACGTATAGCTCATACTTACCGAAAGAAGAAAGCTTACCACGTTCAGCATTTTCTATCGTAGCTTTAACGCTTGTGATTACATTACTTGCAGGGCTTGCAATTTTCCCAGTAGTGTTCGCATTTGGAATGGAACCATCTCAAGGACCGGGACTATTATTTATCGTACTGCCAGCTATTTTCAGTAAAATGGCATTCGGAAAATTATTCTTCATCGTTTTCTTATTACTATTCTTCTTCGCTACTATTACATCAGCAATTTCGATGTTAGAAATTAGCGTTGCATCTTTAACTGCAAAAGGTAAAGGGAAACGTGAAAAAATGGCTTTAATCGTAGGATTACTAATCTTCGTTGTTGGAGTACCATCAGCATTATCATTTGGTATATTAAGTGACCTGAAGATTTTCGGAAAGACAGTCTTTGATTTAGCGGATTATGCAGTTAGTAACGTACTAATGCCACTTGGTGTTTTATTAGTTTCTATCTTCGTTCCTTTAAAAATGAAGAAAGATGTATTAATGAAAGAGCTTGGTGTAAGTAAAAATAAGGGTTATAAATTATTCGTAGTATGGTTATTCTTACTTCGTTTTATCGCACCAATTGCGATTATTATCGTATTCTTAAATGTACTTGGCATTATTTAA
- a CDS encoding polysaccharide deacetylase family protein — protein sequence MKKKIIITIVTLFIITVALFGTYKLMNARSFQLFGDLTNRVETNEKVVALTFDDGPTNNVKQILPLLDTYNAKATFFLIGNELEKNLSLGEAIVQSGHQVGNHTYSHNRMVLKTPSYIKEEIEKTNSLIRQTGFTDAIDFRPPNGKKLIGLPYYLNKNNIETITWDLEPDTFYKSAADKIEYINKNVKPGSIILLHPMYDESNENLQTIEGILDSLSKKGYQFVTVNELQKRAK from the coding sequence ATGAAAAAGAAAATAATCATTACAATCGTTACATTATTCATTATTACTGTAGCATTATTTGGAACATACAAATTAATGAACGCAAGAAGTTTTCAATTATTTGGTGATTTAACAAACCGAGTAGAAACAAATGAAAAAGTGGTTGCTTTAACTTTTGATGATGGCCCTACGAATAATGTAAAACAAATATTACCGCTACTAGATACATACAATGCAAAAGCTACTTTCTTTTTAATCGGAAATGAATTAGAAAAAAACCTATCGTTAGGAGAAGCTATCGTACAATCTGGACACCAAGTTGGAAACCATACATATTCTCATAACAGAATGGTTTTAAAAACACCTTCTTATATTAAAGAAGAAATAGAAAAAACGAATTCATTAATCCGCCAAACAGGATTTACAGACGCAATTGACTTTAGACCACCAAACGGAAAAAAGCTAATTGGTCTGCCCTATTATTTAAATAAAAACAATATCGAAACAATTACATGGGACCTTGAACCTGATACTTTTTATAAATCTGCTGCTGATAAAATTGAATATATTAATAAAAATGTAAAACCAGGTTCTATCATTTTACTGCACCCTATGTATGATGAGTCTAATGAAAATTTACAGACCATTGAAGGTATTTTAGACTCTTTATCTAAGAAGGGCTATCAGTTCGTAACAGTAAACGAACTGCAAAAAAGAGCAAAATAA
- a CDS encoding CD3324 family protein: MKYVKAKAVLPESLITEIQKYIQGETIYIPKQETKHYKWGTRSGGRKQLDERNKAIKEAFKSGISIHQLAEEYFLSGETIKKIVYSK; the protein is encoded by the coding sequence ATGAAATACGTAAAAGCTAAGGCCGTTTTACCAGAAAGTTTAATTACTGAAATTCAAAAGTATATACAAGGTGAAACAATTTACATTCCAAAACAAGAAACAAAACATTATAAATGGGGTACACGATCTGGAGGAAGAAAACAATTAGATGAAAGAAACAAAGCTATTAAAGAAGCGTTTAAAAGCGGAATTTCCATTCATCAACTTGCAGAAGAGTATTTTCTTTCTGGAGAAACGATTAAAAAGATTGTGTATTCTAAATGA
- a CDS encoding DUF421 domain-containing protein: protein MNHLGQITIELFVGFFVLLIATKILGKTQISQLTPFDFISAIVIGELVGNTVYDPEVRVWSILYAVFVWVILIYAIEVITQKFRRTRKFFEGYPSIIIRNGHIDREQLKSNHLDINQLQQMLRQQKDIFSIREVEYMILEPNGNISVLKKSKYESPTINDLSLKHKPVYLPISLISDGKVVKDNLREAGFDEGWLYKQIKQRGITKFEDVLYAEWKTDDGFFCQEMKR from the coding sequence ATGAATCATCTGGGGCAAATAACGATAGAACTTTTTGTTGGTTTTTTTGTTTTATTAATTGCTACTAAAATATTAGGGAAAACACAAATATCGCAGCTAACACCTTTTGATTTTATTTCCGCCATTGTAATCGGAGAACTAGTTGGAAACACTGTATATGATCCTGAGGTGAGAGTATGGTCTATTTTATACGCTGTTTTTGTATGGGTAATTTTAATTTACGCAATAGAAGTAATAACACAAAAATTTAGAAGGACAAGAAAGTTCTTTGAAGGATACCCTTCTATTATCATTCGTAATGGGCATATTGACAGAGAGCAATTAAAATCAAATCATTTGGATATTAATCAATTACAACAAATGCTTAGGCAACAAAAAGATATTTTTTCAATTCGAGAAGTTGAATATATGATATTGGAACCTAACGGAAATATAAGTGTTCTGAAAAAGAGCAAATATGAATCTCCTACCATAAATGATTTAAGTTTAAAACATAAGCCTGTATACTTACCAATTTCATTAATTAGTGATGGAAAAGTAGTGAAAGATAATTTGAGAGAAGCTGGTTTTGATGAAGGATGGCTGTATAAGCAAATAAAGCAAAGAGGGATTACTAAATTTGAGGATGTATTATATGCTGAATGGAAAACAGACGATGGTTTCTTTTGTCAGGAAATGAAGCGATAG
- a CDS encoding FusB/FusC family EF-G-binding protein, with the protein MEAFIRSDQYNFIKSQAYILANGHATANDRGVIQALKSLAIEKIIHVFEDLTDEQKELIDMVLTVQNREDAESFLTKINPYVIPFQEVTAQTLKKLFPKAKKLKLPDMEELDMKELSYLSWIDKGSSRKFIIAKNDKNKFVGLQGTFQILNKKSICSLCHGHEEVGMFLVEIKGDVPGTFVKKGNYICKDGVACNQNMKSLDKLQDFIERLKK; encoded by the coding sequence ATGGAAGCTTTTATTAGAAGTGATCAATATAATTTTATAAAATCACAAGCTTATATTTTAGCAAATGGACACGCAACGGCAAATGATAGAGGTGTCATTCAAGCATTAAAATCATTAGCGATTGAAAAAATAATACATGTATTTGAGGATTTAACGGATGAACAGAAAGAGTTAATTGATATGGTATTAACAGTTCAAAATAGAGAAGATGCAGAATCTTTTTTAACGAAAATAAATCCGTATGTCATTCCGTTTCAGGAAGTTACGGCGCAAACATTAAAAAAATTATTTCCTAAAGCGAAAAAGTTAAAACTGCCTGATATGGAAGAACTGGATATGAAAGAATTATCTTATTTAAGCTGGATTGATAAAGGGTCAAGCAGGAAATTTATTATAGCGAAAAATGATAAAAATAAGTTTGTTGGTCTGCAAGGAACGTTCCAAATTTTAAATAAAAAAAGCATTTGTTCATTATGTCATGGACATGAAGAAGTTGGGATGTTTTTAGTTGAAATTAAAGGCGATGTACCAGGAACTTTCGTAAAAAAAGGAAATTATATTTGCAAAGATGGTGTAGCTTGTAATCAGAACATGAAATCACTTGATAAATTACAGGATTTTATTGAGCGATTAAAGAAATAA
- a CDS encoding MerR family transcriptional regulator, protein MKISELSKKTGASIRSIRHYEKKNLITAVRLENGYREFDEFAIKRIRIIQLYLGLGLTSEQIEEILKCEDNGPEDYEFCEEMLETYQVKLDQINRQISVLDVVKYRLEKQIMQMTDKRRMRNGNSLS, encoded by the coding sequence TTGAAAATCAGTGAGCTGTCTAAAAAGACAGGTGCAAGTATCCGATCCATAAGGCATTATGAGAAAAAAAATCTAATTACCGCTGTACGCCTTGAAAATGGTTATCGCGAGTTCGATGAATTTGCCATCAAACGTATTCGAATTATTCAACTTTATTTAGGTCTGGGTCTGACATCGGAACAAATTGAGGAAATATTGAAATGCGAGGATAATGGTCCGGAAGACTATGAATTTTGTGAAGAAATGCTGGAAACTTATCAAGTGAAGCTGGATCAAATCAACAGACAAATCAGTGTATTGGACGTTGTAAAGTATCGGTTGGAAAAACAAATCATGCAAATGACGGATAAAAGAAGAATGAGAAATGGAAATTCCCTTAGTTGA
- a CDS encoding NAD(P)-dependent oxidoreductase has translation MENPHRSPVTVIGLGPMGQALAGAFLMNGHPTTLWNRTAEKADYLISQGATLSNSVTGAVSASPLVIICVLDYNVVHEILGPAGDTLKGRTLVNLTADSPKRAREMATWAAQHGVDYLDGAIMTPTPTIGTPAASVLYSGPESIFKVHQPTLASLGGTTSYLGADPGRAAAYDVALLDLFWTSMSGYAHALALATAENIPAKEFAVYAQGIIDILPDIMAYLASEVDSGHYPGDKSNIISASAGMEHIIHAAQHHGLDVSVLSAAMAVTQQAINEGYGTDGFSRLTELLKKTSA, from the coding sequence ATGGAGAACCCGCACCGTTCACCTGTTACAGTTATCGGCTTAGGTCCGATGGGCCAGGCGCTAGCTGGTGCATTCCTGATGAACGGGCACCCTACGACATTATGGAACCGAACCGCCGAAAAAGCCGATTACCTTATTTCTCAGGGGGCGACCCTTTCAAATTCAGTCACCGGCGCGGTCTCTGCAAGCCCCCTGGTGATCATTTGTGTTCTGGACTATAATGTCGTCCATGAAATCCTTGGCCCCGCGGGAGATACCCTGAAGGGACGGACACTGGTGAACCTCACTGCCGACTCGCCCAAACGTGCCCGTGAAATGGCCACATGGGCTGCCCAACACGGAGTCGATTACCTCGATGGGGCAATTATGACCCCTACTCCGACCATCGGGACACCTGCGGCTTCCGTCCTGTATAGTGGACCAGAATCCATCTTTAAGGTCCACCAACCGACCTTGGCAAGCTTAGGTGGCACTACTTCTTATCTTGGGGCGGATCCTGGCCGGGCAGCGGCATATGATGTGGCCCTACTCGATCTCTTTTGGACATCCATGAGCGGTTACGCTCACGCTCTCGCACTTGCCACTGCCGAGAATATTCCGGCAAAGGAGTTCGCTGTCTATGCCCAAGGCATCATAGACATCTTGCCCGACATCATGGCTTATTTGGCAAGCGAAGTAGACTCGGGTCACTACCCTGGTGACAAGTCCAATATCATCTCAGCCTCGGCAGGAATGGAACACATTATCCATGCTGCTCAACACCACGGCCTCGACGTTAGCGTTCTGAGTGCTGCAATGGCCGTAACCCAGCAGGCCATCAACGAGGGCTATGGAACCGACGGATTCTCACGCTTGACCGAACTGCTAAAAAAAACGTCTGCATAA
- the msrA gene encoding peptide-methionine (S)-S-oxide reductase MsrA, with the protein MSEKTYELATFAGGCFWCMVKPFDELPGIHKVLSGYAGGHVENPTYEQVKTGTSGHLEVVQITFDPSIFPYEKLLDLYWPQIDPTDDGGQFFDRGPSYRTAIFYHTEIQKELAEKSKQALAESGMFKEPIVTEIRPAAPFYEAEEYHQHFYKKNPEKYATEQKESGREDFIKENWQKK; encoded by the coding sequence ATGTCCGAAAAAACATACGAACTCGCAACCTTCGCAGGCGGTTGCTTTTGGTGCATGGTAAAGCCATTTGATGAACTTCCTGGTATTCATAAAGTACTTTCTGGCTATGCAGGTGGTCATGTAGAAAACCCAACATATGAACAAGTAAAAACTGGTACATCTGGTCATTTAGAAGTTGTACAAATTACATTCGATCCTTCTATTTTTCCATATGAAAAATTACTAGATTTATATTGGCCCCAAATCGATCCAACTGATGATGGCGGACAATTCTTTGACCGTGGCCCATCTTATCGCACTGCTATTTTTTATCATACTGAAATACAAAAAGAGCTTGCTGAAAAATCAAAACAAGCACTTGCAGAAAGCGGTATGTTTAAAGAGCCAATTGTAACTGAAATTCGCCCGGCTGCACCTTTTTATGAGGCTGAAGAATACCATCAACATTTCTATAAAAAGAACCCAGAGAAATATGCTACTGAGCAAAAAGAATCTGGCCGTGAAGACTTTATAAAAGAAAATTGGCAAAAAAAATAA
- a CDS encoding SDR family oxidoreductase translates to MLKGKVALVTGASRGIGRAIAKRLANDGALVAIHYGNRKEDAEETVYEIQSNGGSAFSIGANLESLHGVEALYSSLDNELQKRTGGTKFDILINNAGIGPGAFIEETTEQFFDRMVSVNAKAPFFIIQQALSRLRDNSRIINISSAATRISLPDFVAYSMTKGAINTMTFTLAKQLGARGITVNAILPGFIKTDMNAELLSDPMMKQYATTISAFNRLGEVEDIADTAAFLASPDSRWVTGQLIDVSGGSCL, encoded by the coding sequence ATGTTAAAAGGAAAAGTGGCATTAGTTACAGGAGCGAGCCGAGGAATTGGACGTGCTATTGCAAAACGTTTAGCAAACGACGGTGCATTAGTTGCTATTCATTACGGGAATCGAAAAGAAGATGCTGAAGAAACCGTTTATGAAATCCAGTCAAATGGCGGATCAGCTTTTTCCATCGGTGCAAACCTTGAATCTTTACATGGTGTAGAAGCCCTTTATAGTTCTTTAGATAACGAATTACAAAAAAGAACCGGTGGTACTAAATTTGATATTTTAATAAACAACGCTGGAATTGGTCCTGGTGCTTTTATTGAAGAAACGACTGAACAATTTTTTGATAGAATGGTTTCAGTAAATGCAAAAGCACCATTCTTTATCATCCAACAAGCTCTATCTCGTTTACGTGACAATAGCCGAATTATTAATATTTCATCCGCCGCCACACGCATTTCTTTACCTGATTTCGTTGCATATAGTATGACGAAAGGTGCTATTAATACAATGACTTTCACGCTTGCAAAACAGCTCGGAGCACGAGGAATAACTGTGAATGCAATACTTCCAGGATTTATTAAAACAGATATGAATGCGGAACTCTTGAGCGATCCAATGATGAAACAGTATGCCACTACTATTTCTGCCTTCAATCGCTTAGGTGAAGTAGAAGACATTGCCGATACCGCGGCATTTCTCGCTTCACCAGACAGCCGCTGGGTTACTGGACAATTAATTGATGTTAGCGGAGGATCTTGTTTATAA